A genomic region of [Eubacterium] eligens ATCC 27750 contains the following coding sequences:
- a CDS encoding LysM peptidoglycan-binding domain-containing protein — protein sequence MNNSEYTYRRAEAKKRSDRRRRNRQMTVKPLRMVIICSILIFAVSIGGIIVKASDDSNRTRTYKYYTTVSVEDNDTLWSLADRYNNGDEDTASYINNIMQMNDLSSDTIHSGKNLVIYYYSTEIR from the coding sequence ATGAATAATTCAGAATACACATATAGAAGAGCAGAAGCTAAGAAAAGAAGCGACAGACGCAGAAGAAACAGACAGATGACTGTCAAGCCATTAAGAATGGTTATTATATGTTCAATTCTTATATTTGCCGTTTCTATTGGAGGCATTATTGTCAAGGCTTCTGATGACTCGAACAGAACACGAACATATAAGTATTACACAACAGTATCTGTAGAAGATAATGATACATTATGGTCACTTGCTGACAGATATAATAATGGGGATGAAGATACAGCTTCATATATTAACAATATAATGCAGATGAATGATTTATCATCTGACACAATCCATTCAGGTAAGAATCTTGTAATATATTATTATTCAACTGAGATAAGATAA
- the yhbY gene encoding ribosome assembly RNA-binding protein YhbY, whose protein sequence is MTSKQRAYLKGLAMTMDPIFQFGKNSLTPENTAAIAEALEARELIKISVLNNCADDPREIAQMVAERTRSQVVQVIGKKIVLYKESKDNKKIILP, encoded by the coding sequence ATGACAAGCAAACAGAGAGCTTATTTAAAGGGTCTTGCAATGACAATGGATCCAATATTCCAGTTTGGAAAGAACAGTCTTACTCCTGAGAACACCGCAGCTATTGCAGAAGCTCTTGAGGCAAGAGAACTTATCAAAATAAGTGTTCTTAATAACTGTGCCGATGACCCTAGAGAAATCGCACAGATGGTTGCAGAAAGAACACGCTCACAGGTTGTTCAGGTTATTGGAAAGAAAATCGTTCTTTACAAGGAATCTAAGGACAACAAAAAAATCATTTTACCATGA
- the nadD gene encoding nicotinate-nucleotide adenylyltransferase, translated as MINSDKIIGIMGGTFNPIHKGHTGIARCAYEQSDIDEILFMPSGTPAYKDNSPIVSATDRCNMVKLAIKPFDYMSLSTIETDRPGNTYTADTLAQIYDSYKKIYFIIGADSLLYIQDWYHPEYICSHCHLLCANRDNNSASVLIEQKHFLADKYGAVIDFIDVPELPYSSTDIRKKVAMGLSVKEDVGEEVEEYIKSRKLYV; from the coding sequence ATGATTAATTCAGACAAAATAATAGGTATTATGGGTGGGACATTTAATCCAATCCACAAAGGACACACAGGTATTGCCAGATGTGCTTACGAACAGTCTGATATTGATGAAATATTATTCATGCCTTCAGGCACACCTGCTTATAAAGATAATTCTCCAATTGTAAGTGCAACTGACCGTTGTAATATGGTAAAGCTTGCAATTAAACCTTTTGATTACATGTCACTTTCTACGATTGAAACTGACCGTCCCGGTAATACCTACACAGCCGATACACTTGCACAGATATATGATTCATATAAGAAAATATATTTTATAATAGGTGCAGATTCGCTTCTTTATATTCAGGACTGGTATCATCCTGAGTATATATGCAGCCATTGTCATCTTTTATGTGCTAACAGGGACAATAATTCAGCCAGTGTACTTATAGAGCAGAAACATTTTCTTGCTGATAAATATGGTGCGGTTATTGATTTTATTGATGTTCCGGAACTTCCTTACAGTTCAACTGATATACGAAAGAAGGTTGCAATGGGTCTGTCAGTAAAAGAAGATGTCGGCGAAGAAGTAGAAGAGTATATAAAGTCCAGAAAACTTTATGTTTAA
- the rpmA gene encoding 50S ribosomal protein L27 translates to MLNMNLQLFAHKKGVGSTKNGRDSESKRLGAKRADGQFVLAGNILYRQRGTKIHPGVNVGRGGDDTLFALVDGTVKFERKGKDRKQVSVYPVVSND, encoded by the coding sequence ATGTTAAATATGAATCTTCAGTTATTCGCTCATAAAAAGGGTGTAGGTTCTACAAAGAATGGTAGAGATTCAGAGTCTAAGAGATTAGGCGCTAAGAGAGCTGACGGACAGTTTGTTTTAGCTGGTAATATTCTTTACAGACAGCGTGGAACAAAGATTCATCCAGGTGTTAATGTTGGTCGTGGTGGCGATGATACATTATTCGCACTTGTTGATGGAACTGTTAAGTTCGAAAGAAAGGGCAAGGATAGAAAGCAGGTTTCTGTTTATCCTGTTGTTTCAAACGACTAA
- the lexA gene encoding transcriptional repressor LexA, with amino-acid sequence MAYGRITQKQSEILEYIKSQILNKGYPPSVRDICQAVNLKSTSSVHAHLESLEKNGYIRRDPTKSRTIEIIDDNFNLSRREVVNIPLLGQVAAGQPLLAVENITEYFPIPSEYMPGGEVFMLKVKGDSMINMGIYEGDQIIVRKQNTASNGEVIVALVDDSATVKRFYKENGHIRLQPENDFMDPIIVDDCEILGKVIGLIRLGID; translated from the coding sequence ATGGCATATGGCAGAATAACTCAGAAACAATCTGAGATTCTTGAATATATTAAATCACAGATTCTTAATAAGGGATATCCACCATCAGTAAGGGATATATGCCAGGCAGTTAATCTTAAGTCTACATCATCTGTTCATGCACATCTTGAGTCATTAGAGAAGAATGGATATATAAGAAGAGACCCGACTAAGTCGCGTACAATAGAGATAATTGATGATAATTTTAATCTTTCAAGAAGAGAGGTTGTTAATATTCCGTTATTAGGTCAGGTTGCCGCAGGACAGCCACTTCTTGCTGTTGAGAATATAACAGAGTACTTCCCTATTCCATCAGAATATATGCCAGGCGGCGAAGTATTCATGTTAAAGGTCAAAGGCGACAGCATGATTAATATGGGAATTTACGAAGGCGACCAGATAATAGTAAGAAAGCAGAATACAGCTTCTAATGGAGAAGTAATTGTTGCACTTGTAGACGATTCCGCAACAGTTAAGCGTTTTTACAAGGAGAATGGACACATAAGACTCCAGCCAGAGAACGATTTCATGGACCCAATCATCGTAGACGACTGCGAGATACTGGGAAAAGTAATCGGACTTATAAGATTAGGTATTGACTAA
- the obgE gene encoding GTPase ObgE: MFADRVRIFIKSGKGGDGHVSFRRELYVPAGGPDGGNGGHGGDIIFMVDKGLNTLGDFRHNSKYIAESGEEGGKRRCTGKDGEDLIIKVPEGTVIYDDESGKVIADMSGDNLQETILKGGRGGKGNMNYATSTMQAPQYAQPGQDAQELWVRLELKVIADVGLVGFPNVGKSTFLSRVTNARPKIANYHFTTLNPNLGVVDLDGGKGFVIADIPGLIEGASEGVGLGHQFLRHIERTKVIIHIVDAASTEGRDPIADIKAINKELENYNPKLLERPQVIAANKIDVIYDDGSDPVQAIRDAFEPEGIKVYPISAVTGQGVKELLYAVRTLLDNFKDEPVLFEKEFDYDELMDNPNESFEVSINEDGVYVVNGPKIDKMLGYTNLESEKGFDFFQKFMKRSGVLDELEKLGIEEGDTVIVGDYLEFDYYKA, encoded by the coding sequence ATGTTTGCAGACAGAGTCCGCATTTTTATTAAATCCGGCAAGGGTGGAGATGGTCATGTAAGCTTCCGTAGAGAGCTTTATGTTCCTGCTGGCGGTCCTGATGGCGGCAATGGCGGTCATGGCGGAGATATTATTTTTATGGTCGATAAAGGCCTTAATACACTCGGTGATTTCAGACATAACAGCAAATATATTGCTGAAAGCGGCGAAGAAGGCGGCAAGAGAAGATGCACAGGTAAAGATGGTGAAGACCTTATAATTAAAGTGCCTGAAGGAACTGTTATATATGATGATGAATCCGGTAAAGTTATTGCAGATATGTCTGGAGATAACCTTCAGGAAACTATTCTTAAAGGTGGCCGTGGTGGTAAAGGTAACATGAACTATGCTACATCTACCATGCAGGCTCCACAGTATGCACAGCCGGGACAGGATGCACAGGAATTATGGGTTCGTCTTGAACTTAAGGTTATTGCTGATGTTGGTCTTGTAGGATTCCCTAATGTTGGTAAATCAACATTTTTATCAAGAGTAACTAATGCAAGACCTAAGATTGCCAATTATCATTTCACAACACTTAATCCTAACCTTGGTGTTGTTGATCTTGATGGTGGTAAAGGTTTCGTTATTGCTGATATTCCTGGTCTTATTGAGGGTGCATCAGAAGGTGTTGGTCTTGGACACCAGTTCTTACGTCATATTGAGAGAACTAAAGTCATTATTCATATTGTTGATGCAGCTTCAACTGAAGGCCGTGATCCTATAGCTGATATTAAGGCTATTAACAAAGAGCTTGAGAATTATAATCCTAAGCTTCTTGAAAGACCACAGGTTATAGCAGCTAATAAGATTGATGTTATATATGATGATGGCAGTGACCCTGTACAGGCTATAAGAGATGCATTTGAGCCGGAAGGTATTAAGGTATATCCTATATCAGCTGTTACAGGACAGGGCGTTAAAGAGCTGTTATACGCAGTCAGAACACTGCTTGATAACTTCAAGGACGAACCTGTATTATTTGAAAAAGAATTTGACTACGACGAGCTTATGGATAATCCTAACGAAAGCTTTGAAGTTTCTATTAACGAAGATGGCGTATACGTTGTCAACGGACCAAAGATTGATAAAATGCTTGGTTATACTAACCTTGAATCTGAAAAGGGATTTGATTTCTTCCAGAAATTCATGAAGCGCTCAGGTGTTCTTGATGAACTTGAGAAGCTTGGAATTGAGGAAGGCGATACAGTTATCGTTGGTGATTACCTTGAGTTTGATTACTATAAAGCATAA
- the yqeK gene encoding bis(5'-nucleosyl)-tetraphosphatase (symmetrical) YqeK encodes MDNKYIEQLRTQVKDALRTDNMRYQHTLGVANTSACLAMCHGADMNKAYIAGLLHDCAKCVPDDVKIAECKQYGLPISDIELESPYLLHSKLGAYYAAHKYNVEDKEICSAIQWHTTGKPAMTLLEKIVFIADYIEPYRNKADNLDDIRHMAFTDIDMAAYVILDDTLSYIRKTGRNIDTQTVDTYDYYKGIIKEREN; translated from the coding sequence ATGGATAACAAATATATTGAACAATTAAGAACACAGGTAAAAGACGCACTCCGTACAGACAACATGCGATACCAGCATACACTTGGTGTTGCTAATACAAGTGCCTGTCTTGCCATGTGTCATGGTGCAGATATGAACAAGGCGTATATTGCAGGTCTTCTTCATGATTGTGCCAAATGTGTTCCTGATGATGTAAAGATTGCTGAATGTAAACAATACGGACTTCCAATATCAGATATTGAGCTTGAAAGTCCTTATCTGCTTCATTCCAAGCTTGGTGCATATTATGCAGCACACAAGTACAATGTTGAAGATAAAGAAATATGCTCTGCAATCCAGTGGCATACAACAGGAAAGCCTGCAATGACTTTATTAGAAAAGATTGTATTCATTGCAGATTATATCGAACCTTATAGAAATAAAGCTGATAATCTTGATGACATAAGACATATGGCATTCACAGATATTGATATGGCGGCTTATGTGATATTAGACGACACCCTTTCGTATATAAGAAAAACCGGTCGTAACATTGATACACAGACGGTAGACACTTATGATTACTACAAAGGGATTATTAAAGAAAGAGAGAATTAA
- the rsfS gene encoding ribosome silencing factor, translated as MADSKEMLKVIIDALQDKKAEDIRVIDISNVSVIADYFVIASGSNTNQIQAMVDNVEEEMFKAGFDDPKVEGYNTASWILLDYKDVIVHVFSEDDRAFYNIERIWRDGKEVDINSL; from the coding sequence ATGGCAGATTCCAAGGAAATGTTAAAGGTTATCATAGATGCATTACAGGATAAAAAAGCTGAAGATATCAGAGTTATAGATATAAGTAATGTATCTGTTATTGCAGATTATTTTGTTATAGCAAGCGGTAGCAATACCAACCAGATTCAGGCTATGGTAGATAATGTAGAAGAAGAGATGTTCAAGGCTGGCTTCGATGATCCTAAGGTTGAGGGGTATAATACAGCTTCATGGATTCTTCTTGATTATAAGGATGTTATTGTTCATGTATTCTCTGAGGATGACAGAGCATTCTATAATATTGAACGTATATGGCGTGATGGTAAAGAGGTTGATATTAACAGCCTGTAA